The Henckelia pumila isolate YLH828 chromosome 2, ASM3356847v2, whole genome shotgun sequence genome includes a window with the following:
- the LOC140885100 gene encoding uncharacterized protein, with translation MPTATRRETMPPTSRRPKWHPAPPPSPKILNFPRSRRTRRKQLKPTAAAHYNHNSSGSGNPLVMEQEYFSPSKGKLGNLFDQKNNEELAIVLLSSTSNASAAERRERVVEREEEGGYGNGGGGFEEEKWRFQAEILRAECNFLRMEREFALRKLERNRVKMERTLRSAIQTLVSGKEKIFDGKNAKVVLEEEIEDLEEKIEELRKESRIKVKNCSNFDKKACILQSQLEKFASLSQESCSKELAISESRDCLNPTIRTNSADMDMLKKKMEGLSKGVLDRVEEEYVSMLSSTANSSVASSASTSKRIDLCPEFSSSSSRQLYQEPTLQDENKCSGRCKAIIRRIVEQVRAETEQWSQMQEMLGQVRGEMEELRTSRDFWENRSLSSDYEIQTLRHSVEEWKEKALGFQNNAGELQLELLSLKEEIEDRDAMLLPLKKQLENEKKVMTTYCLEENHCFDNDRCVFEKVEIKELNDERNNEQERRHKELPPLSLGKHLAKEKRMVLRRSKETRQSSNIDSKQEILTEERRKIYRKRDGILAPKQSPLQDIGNSLPMTRQAHHCKDVSLHQPSK, from the exons ATGCCCACTGCCACTCGGAGAGAGACCATGCCGCCAACTTCAAGAAGACCCAAATGGCACCCAGCGCCGCCGCCGAGCCCCAAGATCCTCAACTTCCCCCGCAGCCGTAGAACACGCCGTAAGCAACTGAAACCAACGGCTGCCGCCCACTACAACCACAACAGCAGCGGCAGCGGCAACCCATTAGTGATGGAGCAAGAATACTTCTCTCCTTCCAAAGGGAAGCTCGGAAACCTGTTTGATCAGAAAAATAATGAAGAACTTGCGATTGTGTTATTGAGCTCAACCTCAAATGCATCAGCAGCCGAGAGGAGAGAACGAGTGGTGGAGAGAGAGGAGGAAGGAGGCTACGGCAACGGTGGTGGCGGATTTGAGGAGGAGAAATGGAGGTTTCAAGCTGAAATACTGAGGGCCGAGTGTAATTTCTTGAGAATGGAGAGAGAGTTTGCTCTGAGAAAATTGGAGAGGAACAGGGTGAAGATGGAGAGGACTCTTAGATCAGCTATTCAGACACTTGTCTCC GGCAAAGAAAAGATTTTTGACGGGAAGAACGCGAAGGTGGTTTTGGAGGAGGAGATTGAAGATTTAGAAGAGAAGATTGAGGAGTTGAGAAAGGAGTCCAGAATTAAAGTTAAAAATTGCAGCAACTTTGACAAGAAAGCATGCATTTTGCAGAGCCAGCTCGAGAAATTCGCGAGTTTATCTCAAGAAAGTTGTTCCAAGGAATTGGCCATCAGTGAGAGCAGGGATTGTTTGAATCCCACAATCAGAACTAACTCCGCTGAT ATGGATATGCTGAAAAAGAAAATGGAGGGATTGTCAAAAGGGGTGTTGGATAGAGTGGAGGAAGAGTACGTGTCAATGCTTTCTAGCACAGCCAACAGTTCTGTAGCTAGCTCTGCTTCGACTTCCAAGCGAATAGATTTATGCCCCGAATTCTCGAGTTCCTCCAGCAGACAATTGTATCAG GAACCAACTTTACAAGACGAGAACAAATGCTCGGGACGATGCAAAGCCATTATTCGCAGAATTGTGGAGCAGGTGAGAGCCGAGACTGAGCAATGGTCACAGATGCAAGAAATGTTGGGTCAGGTAAGAGGAGAAATGGAAGAACTTAGAACATCACGCGATTTCTGGGAAAATCGATCACTCAGTTCAGATTACGAAATCCAAACCTTGAGACACAGT GTGGAAGAATGGAAAGAAAAAGCTCTCGGTTTTCAAAACAATGCCGGTGAACTTCAACTCGAACTTTTATCTTTAAAAGAGGAGATTGAAGACAGAGATGCAATGTTACTTCCACTGAAAAAACAGCTTGAAAACGAAAAAAAGGTTATGACTACTTATTGTTTGGAGGAGAACCATTGTTTTGATAACGACAGATGTGTCTTCGAGAAAGTGGAAATCAAAGAGCTCAATGATGAGCGAAACAATGAACAAGAACGACGACACAAAGAGTTGCCGCCTCTTTCTCTAGGTAAACACCTGGCGAAAGAGAAGAGAATGGTTCTGCGTCGTTCAAAGGAAACTCGCCAATCCAGCAACATAGACAGCAAACAAGAGATCCTAACTGAGGAAAGAAGAAAGATATACAGAAAAAGGGATGGAATTTTGGCACCAAAGCAATCACCGTTGCAAGATATCGGGAATTCTTTACCAATGACAAGGCAAGCACACCATTGTAAAGATGTTTCTCTTCACCAGCCCTCAAAGTAG
- the LOC140880794 gene encoding NAD(H) kinase 1 encodes MYKREGPMSPSDSISSNGNSGVSPAENGFNDSPSLLNSEKAVQELVQQPLLDGIDDHLFEFSEALRTVAKALRRVTEGKASAQAEAAEWKRKYELERARNLLLEQRELSSRGQCSEFNVQKAGNLLGQIMLFDENSEKCELCNGKDDICANEVLRDGESDSDSPVVQNKMMRKASFRLAWCCNGEKGDRHKHDIVSFEKGNITTAERSSKQISLKWESPPQTVLILSKPNSTSVQILCFEMVRWLKEQKKLNIFVEPRVKNELLAESSYYGFVQTWLDDKEMLLLHTKVDLVVTLGGDGTVLWAASMFKGPVPPIVPFSLGSLGFMTPFYSEHYREYLNSILSGPIAITLRHRLQCHIIRDAAKSEFENEGPMLVLNEVTIDRGIASFLTNLECYCDNSFVTCVQGDGLILSTTSGSTAYSLAAGGSMVHPQVPGILFTPICPHSLSFRPLILPEHVTIRVVIPFNSRSHAWVSFDGKDRKQLAPGDALVCSMAPWPVPTACQVDSTNDFLRSIHDGLHWNLRKTQSFDGPRDS; translated from the exons ATGTACAAGAGGGAGGGTCCCATGTCTCCAAGCGACTCCATTTCCTCCAAC GGCAATTCTGGTGTATCACCAGCAGAAAATGGTTTTAATGATTCTCCCTCTCTATTGAACTCTGAAAAGGCCGTCCAGGAGCTTGTCCAGCAGCCGCTCCTCGATGGAATTGATGATCATCTCTTTGAATTTTCAGAGGCTTTAAGAA CTGTAGCGAAGGCACTAAGAAGAGTTACTGAAGGGAAGGCTTCTGCACAAGCTGAGGCTGCTGAATGGAAGCGCAAATATGAACTGGAGAGAGCACGTAACTTGCTGTTGGAGCAAAGAG AGCTGTCATCAAGAGGGCAATGCAGCGAGTTCAATGTGCAGAAAGCTGGAAACTTGCTTGGCCAAATCATGTTGTTTGATGAAAACAGTGAAAAATGCGAGTTGTGCAATGGGAAGGATGACATATGTGCTAATGAAGTTCTTCGAGATGGGGAATCCGATTCTGACTCTCCCGTGGTGCAAAATAAGATGATGAGGAAG GCATCTTTTAGACTAGCATGGTGCTGCAATGGCGAAAAAGGTGATCGCCACAAACATGACATTGTCTCTTTTGAAAAAGGTAATATAACAACCGCGGAACGTAGCAGCAAACAG ATTTCCTTGAAATGGGAATCTCCCCCTCAGACTGTGCTTATATTGTCCAAGCCAAATTCAACTTCTGTACAAATTCTCTGTTTTGAAATGGTCAG ATGGTTGAAGGAGCAGAAAAAACTAAATATATTCGTGGAGCCACGGGTAAAGAACGAGCTTTTGGCAGAATCATCGTACTATGGCTTCGTACAGACCTGGCTCGATG ACAAGGAAATGCTACTCTTGCATACCAAGGTTGACCTCGTTGTAACTCTAGGCGGGGATGGAACCGTCCTTTGG gCTGCATCTATGTTCAAAGGCCCTGTTCCTCCAATCGTGCCATTCTCTTTGGGTTCTCTCGGTTTCATGACCCCATTTT ATAGCGAACATTACCGAGAATATCTGAACTCCATCCTTAGTGGTCCTATTGCCATCACATTGAGACATCGGTTGCAGTGCCATATCATTCGAGATGCAGCCAAAAGTGAATTTGAGAACGAAGGACCCATGCTCGTCTTGAATGAAGTTACTATTGACCGTGGTATTGCCTCATTCCTTACAAATCTTGAATGCTATTGCGACAACTCGTTTGTCACCTGCGTACAAGGGGACGGTCTTATACTGTCTACTACGTCTGGGAGCACAGCATATTCCCTGGCAGCTGGAGGATCAATGGTCCATCCTCAG GTTCCTGGGATTCTGTTCACACCGATATGCCCCCACTCATTATCCTTCCGGCCTCTAATATTACCGGAGCACGTGACGATCAGAGTAGTCATCCCTTTCAACAGCAGAAGCCATGCCTGGGTATCCTTTGATGGAAAGGACCGGAAACAGTTGGCCCCTGGTGATGCGCTCGTTTGCAGCATGGCACCATGGCCTGTCCCCACTGCATGTCAGGTCGATTCGACCAACGACTTCTTACGTAGCATCCACGACGGGCTTCACTGGAATCTGAGGAAGACTCAGTCCTTCGATGGTCCTCGTGATTCGTGA
- the LOC140877284 gene encoding uncharacterized protein, which produces MHDIYGTEKDYYDKLRWYCRNVRETNPGSMAEYEIDALTNKFKRLFICFNACASGFATGCRPMIFLDGTHIKNKYKGRILVAVGKDANDDLFTLAYSVVDAENDCNWEWFCINLRSVLLSQHISGFENFTFFSDRHSGIIKAVNLLFPGSHHAYCLRHLVDNFVKQVMRSYPLHNKKHWFSVFKKAAYAPSHQDFMQHINNISESMHLARKFITNSEPESWANALFRGKCWGVMNNNMAESWNNWVKPARYLPIVGMVDRIRVQIMNMMHQRRETTLVMVQELSPKKEKTLTSTYIESRNLIVHRSYGSKFEVVDGDKSFAVDLNDWSCSCRAWEINMLPCKHACAAIKSKSLSLYSFCDRYFHIDMYRQAYKGIINPIPTFDMNEDSIGEGSIINAPDVRSQSGHRKTKRIPSQVETRVAKCGRCRKREHNRRNCKEAIE; this is translated from the exons ATGCATGATATCTATGGTACTGAAAAGGATTATTATGATAAGTTGAGATGGTATTGTCGTAATGTTCGAGAAACAAATCCAGGAAGTATGGCAGAGTACGAGATTGATGCTTTAACTAATAAATTTAAACGTTTATTCATTTGTTTCAATGCATGTGCCAGTGGTTTTGCCACAGGTTGTAGACCAATGATTTTTTTGGATGGCACTCATATCAAAAACAAGTATAAAGGTAGAATCCTAGTTGCTGTGGGAAAGGATGCTAATGATGATCTTTTTACATTGGCATATTCTGTAGTGGATGCCGAGAATGATTGTAACTGGGAATGGTTTTGTATTAATTTGAGAAGTGTTCTGCTTTCACAACATATCAGTGGATTCGAAAATTTCACCTTCTTCTCTGATAGACATTCTGGTATCATCAAGGCTGTTAATTTATTATTTCCTGGTAGTCACCATGCTTATTGTTTGAGGCACTTGGTGGACAATTTTGTGAAGCAG GTTATGCGAAGCTATCCGCTACACAACAAGAAGCATTGGTTTTCTGTGTTTAAAAAGGCTGCATATGCCCCTTCTCATCAGGATTTTATGCAACACATTAACAATATCTCAGAATCCATGCATCTTGCAAGAAAGTTTATTACAAATTCAGAACCTGAAAGTTGGGCGAATGCTTTGTTTCGTGGAAAATGTTGGGGTGTCATGAATAATAACATGGCTGAATCTTGGAATAATTGGGTTAAACCAGCACGTTATCTTCCAATTGTGGGTATGGTGGATCGTATACGTGTTCAAATCATGAACATGATGCACCAGCGTCGTGAAACAACCTTAGTCATGGTTCAAGAATTAAGCCCAAAGAAGGAGAAAACTCTTACAAGCACATATATTGAATCTCGAAACTTGATAGTTCACAGATCATATGGTTCAAAATTTGAGGTAGTTGATGGTGATAAATCATTTGCTGTTGATTTGAATGATTGGAGTTGTTCATGTAGAGCTTGGGAGATCAACATGTTACCGTGCAAGCATGCTTGTGCAGCTATTAAGTCGAAGTCTTTGTCGTTATATTCTTTCTGTGATCGGTATTTTCACATTGATATGTATCGTCAAGCGTACAAAGGAATTATTAATCCCATACCTACATTTGACATGAATGAAGACAGTATTGGTGAAGGATCTATAATCAATGCTCCTGATGTACGCAGTCAATCAGGTCATAGGAAGACTAAGAGGATACCGTCCCAGGTTGAAACACGTGTTGCAAAGTGTGGTCGTTGTCGTAAGCGAGAGCATAATAGACGCAATTGCAAAGAAGCCATAgaatag